The following coding sequences lie in one Bacteroidetes bacterium SB0662_bin_6 genomic window:
- the panB gene encoding 3-methyl-2-oxobutanoate hydroxymethyltransferase, with protein MSSESVTGALDARRITTQTLQDLKRAGVPIAMLTAYDYTSARILDAAGVDVLLVGDSASNVMAGYETTLPITLDQMIYHAQSVIRAVRRALVVVDLPFGSYQGNSTEALVSAVRVMKEAGAHAVKMEGGEPALEAVQRITDAGIPVMGHLGLTPQSIYRFGTYRVRAQDTEEADAIRRDARLLEEAGCFGLVLEKIPADLARDVSGDLSIPVIGIGAGVHCDGQVLVTHDLLGLNTDFHPRFVRRYAHLEETITEAVQHYVQDVRTRAFPSGEESY; from the coding sequence ATGAGCAGCGAATCAGTTACCGGTGCGCTCGACGCGAGGCGGATCACCACGCAAACCCTTCAGGATCTGAAGCGTGCCGGCGTGCCGATCGCCATGCTGACGGCCTATGACTATACGTCGGCGCGTATTCTGGATGCCGCCGGGGTAGATGTACTTCTGGTAGGAGATTCGGCATCCAATGTGATGGCGGGGTACGAAACGACGCTGCCTATCACGCTCGATCAGATGATCTACCATGCCCAGTCCGTCATTCGGGCGGTACGGCGCGCTCTCGTAGTGGTGGATCTTCCCTTCGGATCCTATCAGGGCAATTCGACGGAGGCATTGGTTTCAGCCGTCCGGGTGATGAAAGAGGCAGGCGCGCATGCGGTGAAAATGGAGGGCGGCGAACCGGCCCTGGAGGCCGTGCAGCGTATCACCGACGCCGGCATCCCTGTGATGGGCCATCTCGGTCTTACCCCTCAGAGTATTTACCGCTTCGGCACATACCGCGTGCGTGCACAGGACACGGAGGAAGCGGACGCCATCCGTAGAGATGCGCGCCTACTGGAAGAAGCAGGCTGTTTCGGCCTTGTGCTCGAAAAAATCCCTGCGGATCTGGCGCGCGATGTTTCGGGAGATCTTTCGATTCCGGTTATCGGCATTGGCGCCGGGGTGCATTGTGACGGACAGGTGCTTGTTACCCACGATTTGCTGGGCCTGAACACCGATTTCCATCCCCGGTTCGTGCGGCGTTACGCCCATCTTGAAGAAACGATTACGGAAGCGGTGCAACATTACGTGCAGGATGTGCGCACCCGCGCTTTTCCCTCCGGAGAAGAAAGTTATTGA
- the argG gene encoding argininosuccinate synthase encodes MAIVLAFSGGLDTSFCVPYLAETFDEPIYTVTVNTGGLSEKEAQGVEARARALGAARHILVDARKALFDDHLSYLIKGNVLRGGVYPLCVGPERVTQARMVVHAAQQTGARAIAHGSTGAGNDQVRFDVAVRLLADDMDILTPIRSLGLSREKTTAFLQERGFDVPRKTTVWSINRGLWGTTIGGGETLTSANPLPEEGWVDTVAPASAPDAGQEWVIGFEKGLPVSINESLLDPVTLIETLNTEGAAHGVGRGMHVGDTILGVKGRVAFEAPAPAILLSAHRELEKIVLTNRQRFQKDHLADYYGQMLHEGQYFDPVMRDIEALIDSSQTVVTGTVRVKARQGCIEVPGCESPYSMFDPRVAVYGETNALWDGRDAEGFTQIYGVQALLAHRARRNAENAPKESPA; translated from the coding sequence ATGGCCATAGTACTTGCTTTTAGCGGCGGCCTCGATACGTCTTTTTGCGTGCCTTATCTCGCCGAAACCTTCGACGAGCCGATATATACGGTTACGGTCAATACAGGAGGGCTCTCGGAGAAAGAGGCGCAAGGCGTCGAGGCCCGCGCCCGGGCGCTTGGCGCCGCCCGACACATCCTCGTGGATGCACGCAAGGCCCTCTTTGACGATCACCTGAGTTACCTGATCAAGGGGAACGTCCTGCGCGGCGGCGTATACCCGTTGTGTGTCGGACCGGAACGGGTAACACAAGCCCGCATGGTGGTGCATGCGGCACAGCAAACCGGCGCACGGGCTATTGCCCACGGATCGACCGGCGCCGGAAACGACCAGGTCCGCTTCGATGTCGCCGTGCGCCTGCTGGCGGACGACATGGACATCCTGACCCCAATCCGCTCACTGGGGCTGAGTCGCGAGAAAACTACAGCCTTTTTGCAGGAACGCGGTTTCGACGTACCCCGCAAAACCACAGTGTGGTCCATCAACCGGGGCCTCTGGGGCACCACGATTGGAGGAGGCGAAACCCTAACCTCCGCCAACCCGCTCCCCGAAGAGGGATGGGTCGATACGGTAGCGCCTGCCAGCGCGCCCGACGCAGGACAGGAATGGGTGATCGGCTTCGAGAAAGGTCTTCCCGTTTCCATCAATGAATCGCTTCTCGATCCAGTGACCCTTATTGAAACTCTCAATACCGAGGGAGCTGCACACGGCGTCGGGAGAGGAATGCATGTAGGCGACACGATTCTTGGGGTCAAGGGACGCGTGGCTTTCGAGGCGCCGGCCCCGGCAATCCTGCTCTCTGCGCATCGCGAACTGGAAAAAATCGTGCTTACGAACCGGCAACGTTTCCAAAAGGATCATCTGGCGGACTACTATGGACAGATGCTCCACGAAGGGCAGTATTTCGACCCGGTAATGCGGGATATTGAAGCGCTCATCGATTCATCGCAGACTGTCGTCACCGGTACGGTACGGGTAAAAGCACGTCAGGGATGTATCGAGGTGCCGGGCTGCGAAAGTCCTTATTCGATGTTCGACCCCCGCGTGGCTGTCTACGGGGAAACCAACGCATTGTGGGATGGACGAGACGCCGAAGGCTTTACGCAGATTTACGGCGTGCAGGCTCTATTGGCGCATAGAGCACGCCGCAATGCGGAAAACGCGCCGAAAGAATCGCCCGCCTGA
- a CDS encoding aspartate aminotransferase family protein, producing the protein MTTQEAITLENLYQIPTYARMPMVLTRGEGSYVWDTDGRKYLDLYGGHCVALLGHSPIRVVEAIRAQAEQLLFYSNTVYNDTRARALERLGTLAPEGLRHVFFCNSGAEANETTLKLARKHTGRPRILAMEGGFHGRTLGCLAVTWKNAYRAPYRDVLAAATFVPFGDAAAAEEAFEAHDDIAAVLLEPIQSMAGMIEAPATYYRTLRELCDRHGALLLFDEIQTGVGRTGTFSISMQYGVRPDCISLAKSLGAGVPVGAVLLSDEIASTVKSGDQGTTFGGGMIAMAAVEATLRTLVEENLMPRASKLFERVRSGLEPLNCSVRGRGGLIGVVLDRPASPVREALLEQGILTGGADDPNVIRLMPPINTPFEALDMFCEALASALDIRQTVDIDT; encoded by the coding sequence ATGACTACGCAGGAAGCTATCACACTCGAAAACCTCTATCAGATCCCCACGTACGCCCGCATGCCCATGGTGCTCACCCGAGGCGAGGGCAGCTACGTATGGGATACCGACGGGCGAAAATATCTGGACCTTTACGGGGGGCACTGCGTGGCGCTGCTGGGGCATAGTCCCATCCGGGTTGTGGAAGCAATCCGGGCGCAAGCCGAACAACTCCTCTTTTATTCCAATACCGTCTACAACGATACGCGAGCCCGTGCACTTGAGCGTCTCGGGACACTCGCCCCGGAAGGACTCCGGCATGTGTTCTTTTGCAATTCGGGCGCTGAGGCAAACGAAACGACGCTCAAACTGGCGCGCAAGCATACCGGACGGCCCCGCATTCTGGCTATGGAGGGCGGGTTTCACGGACGCACGCTCGGCTGCCTCGCCGTCACATGGAAAAATGCGTACCGGGCGCCGTACCGGGATGTGCTGGCGGCCGCCACATTCGTGCCTTTCGGGGATGCGGCTGCTGCCGAGGAAGCGTTTGAAGCACATGATGATATTGCGGCAGTGCTCCTTGAGCCTATCCAGAGTATGGCAGGTATGATCGAAGCACCAGCGACATACTACCGCACGTTGCGGGAGCTATGCGACCGGCATGGGGCCCTGCTGCTCTTTGACGAAATACAGACGGGGGTAGGCCGCACAGGTACATTCTCCATCAGTATGCAGTACGGAGTACGCCCGGATTGTATTTCACTCGCGAAAAGCCTTGGGGCGGGTGTGCCGGTGGGTGCCGTGCTTCTTTCCGATGAGATTGCATCGACCGTGAAGTCAGGGGACCAGGGAACAACCTTCGGGGGCGGGATGATAGCCATGGCCGCTGTGGAGGCTACGCTCAGGACGCTGGTTGAAGAGAATCTCATGCCACGAGCATCCAAACTGTTCGAACGCGTCCGCAGCGGGCTGGAACCGCTCAACTGCAGCGTACGCGGGCGGGGCGGACTCATAGGTGTCGTGCTGGATCGCCCTGCCTCTCCGGTTCGCGAGGCGTTGCTGGAACAAGGCATTCTTACAGGAGGAGCAGACGATCCGAACGTGATCCGTCTCATGCCTCCGATTAACACCCCCTTCGAAGCACTGGATATGTTCTGTGAGGCCCTTGCATCCGCACTAGACATCCGTCAAACCGTAGATATCGATACATGA
- a CDS encoding OmpH family outer membrane protein codes for MLKRISEGCLLFAAVLLAIAMAGGSFNAHAQALSVGFTDHEIVLINMPQYQEVQQQLQTDFDANQQALEALYTDYQDKLERYQRQQSLLSEDRRQEREQELVQLQQQIQQEAQDQDQQLAARQAELMQPLLEQIQNAINEVADANGLDIVLRTRVGTEPLLLFVNPETVQDITLDVARTLGLDVDGEAAESAGEAAASDAN; via the coding sequence ATGTTGAAACGCATATCTGAAGGATGTCTTCTTTTTGCCGCTGTTTTGCTTGCTATTGCAATGGCCGGCGGGTCGTTCAATGCGCATGCTCAAGCGCTTTCCGTTGGCTTCACCGATCATGAGATCGTCCTGATCAATATGCCGCAGTACCAGGAGGTTCAGCAGCAATTACAGACCGACTTCGATGCCAATCAGCAAGCGTTGGAAGCCCTTTATACCGACTATCAGGACAAGCTGGAGCGATACCAGCGGCAGCAGTCTCTTCTTTCCGAGGATCGGCGTCAGGAGCGCGAACAGGAACTGGTGCAGTTGCAACAGCAGATTCAGCAGGAAGCCCAGGACCAGGATCAGCAGTTGGCCGCGCGTCAGGCTGAACTGATGCAGCCGCTTCTGGAGCAAATACAGAACGCCATCAATGAGGTGGCGGACGCAAACGGCCTCGACATCGTGTTGCGCACGCGGGTTGGTACGGAACCTCTTCTGCTGTTCGTCAACCCCGAAACCGTTCAGGACATCACGCTGGATGTGGCGCGTACGCTGGGTCTGGACGTGGATGGGGAAGCGGCGGAATCAGCCGGGGAAGCAGCCGCCTCGGACGCGAATTAG
- the surE gene encoding 5'/3'-nucleotidase SurE produces the protein MDSNHGARPLILVSNDDGVNAPGIAALAEAMVRLGDVYVVAPLLEQSAVGHAITLRDPVRAFPVDASMGGATRVYGVQGTPADCVKLAVRELLPREPDLVVSGINRGANTALNVIYSGTVSAATEAAILGIDAVAVSLCDWDAHDYEASQEIAFIVAEKVLEQGLPPGILLNVNIPPLPLSSIKGMLVTRQAHSRWRESFDQRVDPNNRPYYWMTGTFVNLDEGQNTDIAAVQSGHVSVTPMHYDLTAHDFLAPLSEWNWNR, from the coding sequence ATGGATTCGAATCATGGAGCCCGACCGCTCATTCTTGTCAGTAACGATGACGGCGTAAACGCTCCGGGTATCGCGGCGCTTGCAGAGGCCATGGTCAGGTTGGGCGATGTGTATGTGGTGGCCCCTCTTCTGGAACAAAGCGCCGTCGGGCATGCGATCACACTGCGCGATCCTGTACGCGCTTTTCCCGTAGATGCGAGCATGGGTGGGGCAACGCGTGTCTACGGCGTGCAGGGCACCCCGGCCGATTGCGTAAAGCTGGCGGTCCGGGAATTGCTGCCCCGCGAGCCGGACCTTGTTGTCAGCGGGATCAATCGGGGGGCGAATACGGCCCTTAACGTGATCTATTCGGGTACGGTAAGCGCGGCCACGGAAGCCGCTATTCTGGGTATCGACGCAGTGGCCGTATCTCTCTGCGACTGGGATGCGCACGACTACGAGGCATCGCAGGAGATCGCTTTCATTGTGGCGGAGAAAGTGCTGGAGCAGGGTTTGCCGCCGGGCATTCTTCTGAACGTGAATATTCCGCCTCTTCCGCTATCGTCCATCAAGGGTATGCTGGTCACACGTCAGGCGCATTCCCGCTGGCGAGAATCGTTCGATCAGCGCGTCGATCCAAACAATCGGCCGTACTACTGGATGACAGGCACCTTTGTCAACCTTGACGAAGGACAAAACACGGATATAGCTGCGGTGCAGAGCGGACATGTTTCCGTGACGCCTATGCACTACGATCTCACGGCGCACGATTTTCTTGCGCCTTTGTCGGAGTGGAACTGGAACCGGTAG
- a CDS encoding M20/M25/M40 family metallo-hydrolase → MQPRKDVIALLKELVRIPSLSGEEKNAAGYMEEYVAQHGIEAGRIDDNVFFGFGEGDDVLLLNTHLDTVPPSEHHPHGAFDAIESKGCLYGRGSVDAKASVAAMTTAFLSLAADNFRPSGRIIVALTACEETGGDYNGLKTLRPHLPDLKAALVGEPTNLVPCIAQKGLLVLRVEAQGKTAHAARAHLGQNAIATAARDIERAMALDFDREDIFLGYPTITVTTIAGGAARNVVPDRCTFTLDIRSTPAYTHKELIDIVQDALESEVQVHSERIVPVATDANERIVRACLRAIPDIEPIGSPTASDWIFLADVPTVKIGPGSSQLSHTPEEHIPIAEVQRAVEVYRSVIEAYFEP, encoded by the coding sequence ATGCAGCCTCGTAAAGATGTCATAGCGCTTTTGAAGGAGCTTGTGCGCATTCCTTCGCTCAGCGGCGAAGAAAAAAACGCCGCCGGGTATATGGAGGAGTATGTGGCGCAACACGGGATCGAAGCGGGCCGCATCGACGATAACGTGTTCTTCGGATTCGGGGAAGGGGATGATGTGTTGTTGCTGAACACCCACCTTGATACGGTACCTCCGTCGGAGCATCATCCGCACGGCGCATTTGACGCGATCGAATCGAAAGGCTGCTTGTACGGGCGCGGAAGCGTGGATGCGAAAGCGTCTGTCGCCGCCATGACCACCGCGTTTCTTTCTTTGGCTGCAGATAACTTCCGGCCTTCCGGACGAATCATCGTAGCGCTGACCGCCTGCGAAGAAACAGGCGGGGATTATAATGGACTCAAGACCCTGCGCCCGCATCTGCCGGATTTGAAGGCAGCGCTCGTAGGCGAACCCACCAACCTCGTTCCGTGCATCGCTCAAAAGGGACTGCTGGTGCTGCGTGTGGAAGCACAAGGCAAAACAGCCCATGCCGCCCGGGCGCATCTCGGGCAAAACGCCATAGCAACCGCTGCGAGAGACATCGAGCGCGCCATGGCGCTTGACTTCGACCGGGAGGATATTTTTCTGGGGTACCCTACAATTACCGTAACCACCATAGCGGGAGGTGCGGCCCGCAACGTCGTGCCGGACCGATGTACGTTCACGCTCGACATCCGGTCGACACCGGCCTACACACATAAGGAGTTGATCGATATCGTGCAGGATGCGCTCGAGTCGGAGGTGCAGGTGCATAGCGAACGGATCGTACCCGTCGCCACGGATGCAAACGAACGGATCGTCCGCGCATGTCTGCGGGCGATTCCCGATATCGAACCCATCGGATCTCCCACGGCGTCAGACTGGATCTTTCTGGCCGATGTCCCCACGGTCAAAATCGGTCCGGGATCGAGTCAATTGTCCCACACTCCGGAAGAACATATCCCGATCGCCGAAGTGCAGCGCGCCGTGGAAGTCTATCGTTCCGTCATTGAAGCATATTTCGAGCCATGA
- the argH gene encoding argininosuccinate lyase — protein sequence MIHPSSSPLWKKSDAAATLEDQVMRFTVGEDYRWDTLLLPYDIQATRAHAWGLAEIGILTQTEFDAVTEALDALAEQERAVRPEDEDSHTVIENCLTEALGDTGRKIHTGRSRNDQVLAALRLYLRDALLEVMQQTADMVRILCQWGKEGDSWLIPGYTHMQRAMPATVGLWAMGFAELLTVDIERLQEAAKRINVSPLGSAAGYGVPALALPRKKMARQLGFDGVQEHVTAVQLSRGKLEMDVVHALAQIAATCNRLAADIVLYHTAEFGFLKPADTYGTGSSIMPQKRNPDVPELVRASYHRILAEMQLLASLPANLPSGYHRDLQLTKEAVLRTVHTASNVTGAMTVVLRDMRFDRKRLDQAVSPDLFATARAMGMVQEGTPFREAYRRTAGEPDAVRKPPAQEALEAYRVDGYPGQCRPDLIIERLNRIDTESDKAE from the coding sequence ATGATACACCCATCGTCCTCCCCTCTCTGGAAAAAATCGGACGCAGCCGCAACACTCGAAGACCAGGTGATGCGATTCACCGTCGGAGAAGACTACCGGTGGGATACGCTCCTGTTGCCGTACGACATACAGGCAACCCGTGCACATGCCTGGGGGCTTGCGGAAATCGGGATACTGACACAGACGGAATTCGATGCGGTCACCGAAGCACTGGATGCACTGGCGGAGCAGGAACGCGCCGTCCGCCCCGAAGACGAGGATTCCCACACGGTAATCGAAAACTGCCTGACGGAAGCGCTCGGCGACACCGGCAGGAAAATCCACACGGGACGCTCCCGGAACGACCAGGTGCTCGCCGCGCTGCGACTGTATCTCCGGGATGCTTTGCTGGAGGTAATGCAGCAAACCGCAGACATGGTTCGCATCCTGTGTCAGTGGGGCAAAGAAGGAGATTCCTGGCTTATACCGGGTTATACGCACATGCAGCGAGCCATGCCCGCGACGGTAGGTTTGTGGGCAATGGGTTTTGCTGAACTGCTCACGGTCGATATCGAACGATTACAGGAAGCAGCGAAGCGCATCAACGTATCCCCCCTCGGATCAGCGGCGGGATACGGGGTGCCTGCCCTGGCGCTTCCCCGCAAGAAGATGGCCCGTCAACTCGGCTTCGACGGAGTCCAGGAGCATGTGACTGCCGTACAGTTATCGCGCGGAAAGCTGGAAATGGATGTGGTTCATGCGCTCGCACAAATCGCGGCGACCTGCAACCGCCTGGCTGCGGACATTGTGCTGTATCATACAGCCGAGTTCGGTTTTCTGAAGCCGGCCGATACCTATGGCACAGGGAGCTCCATCATGCCTCAGAAACGGAACCCGGACGTGCCGGAACTGGTGCGGGCGTCATACCACCGGATTCTTGCCGAAATGCAGTTGCTGGCCTCCCTCCCGGCAAACCTGCCTTCAGGCTACCATCGGGACTTGCAACTCACCAAGGAAGCGGTCCTGCGCACCGTACACACGGCTTCGAACGTAACCGGCGCAATGACCGTGGTTCTCCGGGATATGCGCTTCGACAGGAAACGCCTTGATCAGGCCGTATCCCCCGATTTGTTCGCCACTGCCCGCGCCATGGGTATGGTGCAGGAAGGAACGCCGTTTCGGGAAGCCTATCGCCGGACCGCCGGCGAACCCGACGCTGTCCGTAAACCCCCGGCACAGGAAGCGCTGGAAGCGTACCGCGTAGATGGGTATCCCGGGCAGTGCCGGCCCGACCTCATCATAGAGCGGCTGAACCGGATCGACACGGAATCGGATAAAGCGGAATAA
- a CDS encoding N-acetylornithine carbamoyltransferase, translating into MRHLIDWQSLNRVIWNAAVERALHYYENAGKWTDTARGRSIGLMFFNPSLRTRTSMELAAAQLGAYSTVLTPGQETWRFAFERGAVMDGEEAEHIREAIGVLSKYYDALGVRLFASLKSFNKDREERLIRTIASASSVPVINLESAFYHPCQALADAAVIRRQLGDPRGKKFVLAWTYHPKALPMAVPNSAVLMAARSGMHVTVVRPDEYALDYGIMETARSYGARVEETDNREQAFDGADVVYAKAWSGPLVYSDPEHEPVRRESLQDWCITTEWMQKTREARFMHCLPVRRNVVVEDDVLDGPGAIHLEQAEFRLHAQKAILEYVWGL; encoded by the coding sequence ATGAGACACTTGATCGACTGGCAATCGCTCAACCGCGTGATATGGAATGCGGCGGTGGAGCGGGCCTTGCATTACTACGAAAACGCCGGAAAATGGACGGATACCGCCCGGGGGCGCAGCATCGGGCTCATGTTTTTCAACCCTTCGCTGCGTACCAGAACCTCCATGGAACTGGCGGCAGCACAACTCGGAGCCTACTCGACCGTACTCACCCCCGGTCAGGAAACATGGCGTTTCGCCTTCGAGCGGGGCGCCGTCATGGATGGCGAGGAGGCAGAGCATATCCGGGAAGCCATTGGCGTGCTGTCGAAGTATTACGACGCGCTCGGCGTACGGCTCTTCGCCTCGCTCAAGAGTTTCAACAAGGATCGGGAGGAAAGGCTCATCCGCACCATCGCCTCGGCTTCGTCCGTACCGGTCATCAATCTCGAATCCGCCTTTTATCATCCCTGTCAGGCCCTGGCCGACGCCGCGGTTATCCGCCGGCAACTTGGCGATCCGCGCGGCAAGAAGTTTGTGCTTGCATGGACATACCATCCCAAAGCGCTCCCCATGGCCGTGCCCAATTCCGCCGTGCTGATGGCTGCCCGGTCCGGAATGCATGTGACCGTGGTGCGACCGGACGAATACGCACTCGATTACGGGATTATGGAAACAGCCCGGTCCTACGGGGCACGCGTCGAGGAAACGGATAACCGCGAACAGGCTTTTGACGGAGCGGATGTCGTGTACGCCAAGGCATGGAGCGGGCCGCTCGTCTATTCCGACCCGGAGCATGAACCGGTGCGGCGGGAAAGCTTGCAGGATTGGTGCATTACTACGGAATGGATGCAGAAAACGCGAGAGGCGCGCTTCATGCATTGCTTGCCTGTACGCCGCAATGTGGTCGTCGAAGACGATGTCCTGGACGGCCCGGGCGCCATTCACCTCGAACAGGCCGAATTCCGGTTGCATGCACAGAAAGCGATTCTCGAGTATGTCTGGGGGTTGTGA
- the argC gene encoding N-acetyl-gamma-glutamyl-phosphate reductase — protein sequence MNNRIALLHGAGYTGGELIRLLLTHPEARLTTVTSRAYTGKPVWCAHPHLRGQLDLVFSKPDEFDPGEADIIFIAAEHGKSAGIAAKIFADGFDGILIDLSADFRLGSASLYKTWFDFAHPAPDLLSSFVYGLPEICAPYPSGTKRIANPGCFATGISLALWPVTQHMETVDAFVTAWTGASGSGARPKTATHFPTRDGNVRAYKALNHQHLPEIKQVLGPDTEIRFVPVSGPWTRGIWGVADIPLPAGAAASDVEQWYTEAYADCPFVRLYTDGLPELRFAVHSPFCDIGWIVRDGRLLVGFAEDNLIKGASGQAVQNLNLLLGLPETAGLLPASKAPF from the coding sequence ATGAATAACCGGATAGCTCTGCTTCACGGAGCAGGATACACGGGCGGCGAATTGATCCGCCTGCTTCTTACCCACCCGGAGGCCCGGCTTACCACCGTTACCAGTCGGGCGTACACCGGGAAACCGGTATGGTGCGCTCACCCGCATCTGCGCGGACAACTGGATCTGGTCTTCAGCAAACCGGACGAGTTCGACCCCGGTGAGGCAGACATTATCTTCATAGCTGCCGAGCACGGCAAAAGCGCCGGAATCGCAGCAAAGATATTCGCGGACGGATTTGACGGGATACTTATTGACCTGAGCGCAGATTTTCGGCTCGGGAGCGCCTCCCTGTACAAAACATGGTTTGATTTCGCACACCCGGCGCCCGACCTGCTGTCGTCGTTCGTATATGGCCTTCCGGAAATTTGCGCACCGTACCCCTCGGGGACAAAGCGTATTGCGAATCCGGGTTGTTTCGCGACGGGCATCAGTCTGGCGCTGTGGCCGGTTACGCAGCATATGGAAACCGTAGATGCCTTTGTAACCGCCTGGACAGGCGCTTCGGGTTCGGGGGCACGCCCCAAGACCGCCACGCACTTCCCGACCCGGGACGGAAATGTGCGGGCTTACAAAGCGCTGAATCACCAGCACCTCCCCGAAATAAAGCAGGTGCTGGGACCGGACACAGAGATTCGTTTCGTGCCCGTTTCCGGCCCTTGGACACGCGGTATCTGGGGTGTAGCGGATATTCCGCTGCCTGCAGGCGCCGCAGCGTCCGATGTGGAACAATGGTATACGGAAGCCTATGCGGACTGTCCGTTTGTCCGGCTCTATACGGATGGGCTCCCGGAACTTCGGTTTGCGGTACATTCCCCTTTCTGTGACATCGGATGGATCGTCCGGGACGGGCGCCTGTTGGTCGGTTTTGCGGAAGACAATCTGATCAAGGGAGCTTCCGGACAAGCCGTCCAGAATCTCAATCTTCTTCTCGGCTTGCCTGAAACGGCAGGTCTTCTTCCCGCCTCAAAGGCGCCATTTTGA
- the argB gene encoding acetylglutamate kinase: protein MKTTVIKMGGASVLRDELLDTLWTSVARLAETGRVVVVHGGGVLATEIAGQLGHTPRMVHGRRITTDTDLKIVQWSLRGELNGRLVASAVRHGIKAVGLSGADGPFLHVTKRPPWNVDGETIDFGWVGDIASVDTALLDILLDLGYVPVIAPLGIDHTGQLYNVNADTVSCAVAEALQADEYLLVTEIGGIRRNTADPDSHVSSFRAELRSRGVQEGWITDGMRVKIDVGFAALNAGIPNVFIVSPEGIRDPSTGTRIMH from the coding sequence ATGAAAACGACCGTCATCAAGATGGGAGGCGCATCCGTCCTGCGCGACGAGCTCCTCGATACGCTTTGGACCTCGGTGGCCCGGTTAGCGGAAACCGGACGGGTCGTTGTCGTACACGGCGGAGGGGTCCTGGCTACCGAGATCGCCGGGCAGCTCGGCCATACCCCGCGCATGGTGCATGGTCGCCGTATCACCACCGATACCGATCTGAAAATCGTGCAATGGAGTCTGCGCGGCGAATTGAACGGGCGCCTTGTGGCCAGTGCGGTCAGGCATGGTATCAAGGCTGTGGGGTTGTCCGGCGCCGACGGCCCGTTCCTGCACGTTACCAAACGGCCTCCCTGGAATGTCGATGGAGAAACGATTGACTTCGGATGGGTCGGAGATATTGCATCCGTCGATACGGCACTCCTCGATATCCTGCTTGATCTGGGGTATGTCCCGGTAATCGCCCCGCTTGGCATCGATCACACGGGACAGTTGTATAACGTGAACGCCGATACGGTCTCCTGCGCTGTTGCGGAGGCCTTGCAGGCCGACGAATATCTGCTCGTCACGGAAATCGGAGGCATTCGCAGAAATACCGCGGATCCGGATTCGCATGTATCCTCCTTCCGTGCTGAACTACGCTCCCGGGGTGTACAGGAAGGGTGGATCACCGACGGAATGCGCGTAAAGATCGATGTGGGCTTCGCCGCGCTCAATGCCGGCATTCCGAACGTATTCATCGTGTCCCCGGAAGGGATTCGGGACCCCTCTACGGGCACCCGCATTATGCATTGA
- a CDS encoding OmpH family outer membrane protein: MHASCPFASLLLVAMLAVAPVYAQQKVGYVDSEYILEQLPEYATVQQQIDRTAQEWQQEIEEQRNEVDELFREYQARELIYTNDQRQRERDEIIQAEEEVERLRMQYFGPEGRLFQEQERLVRPVQESVLEAIEAVAIRDGYDYVFDKGGDYIFMYARDQFDLSDDVLEELGIDTDSQN; the protein is encoded by the coding sequence ATGCATGCATCCTGTCCTTTTGCATCGTTACTTCTTGTGGCGATGCTTGCGGTTGCTCCGGTATACGCCCAACAGAAGGTGGGTTATGTGGATTCGGAGTATATCCTGGAGCAATTGCCGGAATACGCTACGGTACAGCAGCAAATTGACCGTACGGCGCAGGAGTGGCAGCAGGAAATCGAGGAGCAGCGCAACGAAGTGGACGAACTCTTTCGGGAGTACCAGGCCCGGGAATTGATCTACACGAACGACCAACGGCAACGGGAGCGCGACGAAATCATTCAGGCCGAAGAAGAAGTAGAGCGGCTCAGGATGCAGTACTTCGGCCCGGAAGGACGTCTTTTTCAGGAGCAGGAACGGTTGGTGCGCCCCGTTCAGGAAAGCGTGCTTGAAGCCATTGAGGCAGTGGCTATTCGTGACGGGTACGACTATGTGTTCGACAAGGGAGGGGATTATATCTTCATGTATGCTCGGGACCAGTTCGATCTGAGCGATGATGTGCTTGAGGAACTTGGCATCGACACGGACAGTCAAAACTGA